One Deltaproteobacteria bacterium DNA window includes the following coding sequences:
- a CDS encoding acyl--CoA ligase, producing the protein MTNSRPTAPPGTVLSLLDTAVARGGSRRAVADERETLDYAGLAERVAAAADVLGAAGLGAGDCVAIALPTSVAFVETFLGVLAAGATAFPVPPSARPDELRRLFGATRVDALVGRPNDERAVAPIRLAIDARGMRVAAASASPAPPPRAAPPRPTDPALVAATSGTLARPHRVARTHANLWWEAENFHAATRLGADDVVLGVVPLSHAHGLGNALLAALRAGASLVLRPRFLRRQVLELLAHERVTVFPAVPFMLRMLAATDRRRRFDLTALRLCLSAGAPLPCDVFTTFRERFGVGIRQLYGLTEAGSVTCDLARDAEIDPATVGRPLGNVVVTIEDERGRPLGGSASGEIVVRSPAVAGGPETPLRTRDLGRLDAAGRLVVSGRTSAFINTAGNKVDPAEVEAALRAHPAVTDVAVFGLAAAHDEQVVAAVVVLAAEATADQLRAHCRELLAAHKVPRVVTFRDALPRSPLGKVLIGRLLAEA; encoded by the coding sequence ATGACGAACTCGCGACCGACCGCTCCCCCCGGGACCGTCCTCTCGCTGCTCGACACCGCGGTCGCCCGCGGCGGGTCGCGCCGCGCCGTCGCCGACGAGCGCGAGACGCTCGACTACGCGGGCCTCGCGGAACGGGTCGCCGCCGCGGCCGACGTTCTGGGCGCGGCGGGTCTCGGCGCGGGCGACTGCGTCGCCATCGCGCTCCCGACCTCGGTCGCCTTCGTCGAGACGTTCCTCGGCGTGCTCGCCGCCGGCGCGACGGCGTTTCCGGTGCCGCCGAGCGCGCGCCCGGACGAGCTCCGGCGGCTCTTCGGCGCAACGCGGGTCGACGCCCTCGTCGGCCGTCCGAACGACGAGCGCGCCGTGGCGCCGATCCGGCTCGCGATCGACGCGCGGGGCATGCGGGTCGCCGCCGCGAGCGCGTCGCCGGCGCCACCGCCGAGGGCCGCGCCGCCGCGGCCGACGGATCCCGCGCTCGTGGCCGCGACGTCCGGAACGCTCGCCCGTCCGCACCGGGTCGCGCGCACGCACGCGAACCTCTGGTGGGAAGCCGAGAACTTCCACGCGGCGACGCGCCTCGGCGCCGACGACGTGGTGCTCGGCGTCGTCCCGCTGTCGCACGCACACGGCCTCGGAAACGCGCTCCTCGCGGCGCTCCGAGCCGGCGCGAGCCTCGTGCTGCGGCCGCGCTTCCTGCGCCGCCAGGTTCTCGAACTCCTGGCGCACGAACGCGTCACCGTCTTTCCCGCCGTGCCCTTCATGCTGCGCATGCTGGCGGCGACCGACCGCCGCCGCCGCTTCGACCTCACCGCGCTCCGCCTGTGCCTGAGCGCCGGCGCGCCCCTGCCGTGCGACGTCTTCACCACGTTCCGCGAGCGCTTCGGCGTCGGCATCCGCCAGCTCTACGGACTGACCGAAGCAGGCAGCGTGACCTGCGATCTCGCTCGCGACGCGGAGATCGACCCGGCGACCGTCGGCCGGCCGCTCGGGAACGTCGTCGTCACGATCGAGGACGAGCGGGGACGGCCGCTCGGCGGGAGCGCGAGCGGCGAGATCGTCGTCCGGAGCCCGGCCGTGGCGGGCGGCCCGGAGACGCCGCTTCGCACCCGCGACCTCGGCCGACTCGACGCCGCCGGGCGGCTCGTCGTCAGCGGGCGCACGAGCGCCTTCATCAACACGGCGGGCAACAAGGTCGATCCCGCCGAGGTGGAAGCGGCGTTGCGCGCGCACCCCGCGGTCACCGACGTCGCGGTCTTCGGTCTCGCCGCCGCCCACGACGAGCAGGTGGTCGCGGCCGTCGTCGTGCTCGCGGCGGAGGCGACCGCCGACCAGCTCCGCGCGCATTGCCGCGAGCTCCTCGCCGCGCACAAGGTCCCTCGCGTCGTCACCTTCCGGGACGCCCTGCCGCGCTCGCCGCTCGGCAAGGTGCTGATCGGCCGGCTCCTCGCCGAGGCGTGA
- a CDS encoding SDR family oxidoreductase gives MGVRSPRVAPLAPTEPFASPTALAGRRALVTGGTRGIGRAIALALAAAGADVTVTWAHAAGDAEHARKDLGRAGGRHEVLRCDVASPGAVADLFRDRTGDRAFDILVNNAAITHDGHLMMLSDDAWNGVLATNLTGAFLCLRPALRGMIARGFGRVVNVVSPAGLMGKAGAANYAASKGGLVALTRSLAAEVAGFGITVNALCPGVVDTAMMAGVAKEARDAMAARIPAGRPGRPEEVAHAALFLALPHAAYITGATLAVDGGLVTA, from the coding sequence GTGGGTGTTCGATCTCCTCGCGTCGCGCCGCTCGCTCCGACCGAGCCGTTCGCGTCGCCGACGGCGCTCGCGGGACGACGGGCGCTCGTGACCGGCGGTACCCGCGGCATCGGGCGGGCCATCGCGCTCGCCCTCGCGGCCGCCGGCGCCGACGTGACCGTCACCTGGGCGCACGCCGCCGGCGACGCCGAGCACGCCCGGAAGGATCTCGGGCGCGCCGGTGGCCGCCACGAGGTGCTCCGATGCGACGTCGCCAGCCCCGGAGCCGTCGCCGACCTCTTCCGCGACCGCACCGGCGACCGCGCTTTCGACATCCTCGTGAACAACGCCGCGATCACGCACGACGGGCACCTGATGATGCTCTCGGACGACGCGTGGAACGGCGTGCTGGCGACGAACCTGACGGGAGCGTTCCTCTGCCTCCGCCCCGCGCTCCGCGGCATGATCGCGCGCGGCTTCGGCCGCGTCGTGAACGTCGTGTCGCCGGCCGGGCTCATGGGCAAGGCGGGGGCCGCCAACTACGCCGCGTCGAAGGGCGGCCTCGTCGCCCTCACCCGCTCGCTCGCGGCCGAGGTCGCCGGCTTCGGCATCACGGTGAACGCGCTCTGTCCGGGCGTCGTCGACACGGCGATGATGGCGGGGGTGGCGAAGGAGGCGCGCGACGCGATGGCGGCTCGCATCCCCGCGGGGCGCCCCGGACGTCCGGAGGAGGTGGCGCACGCCGCGCTCTTCCTCGCGCTGCCGCACGCCGCGTACATCACCGGAGCGACGCTCGCCGTCGACGGAGGATTGGTGACCGCATGA
- a CDS encoding acyl carrier protein — protein sequence MDRETLKRKLKELLVSGLRLQDTDAASIADDQPIFVEGLGLDSIDALELVVLIEEHFGLAIPDEEVGKSAFASISALADYISAEQARAG from the coding sequence ATGGATCGCGAGACGCTGAAGCGGAAACTGAAGGAGCTCTTGGTCTCGGGACTTCGCCTGCAGGACACCGACGCGGCGAGCATCGCCGACGATCAACCGATCTTCGTCGAAGGCCTCGGGCTGGATTCGATCGACGCCCTGGAGCTGGTCGTCCTGATCGAGGAGCACTTCGGCCTCGCGATCCCCGACGAGGAGGTCGGGAAGAGCGCCTTCGCGTCGATCTCGGCGCTCGCCGACTACATCAGCGCCGAGCAGGCCCGTGCGGGGTGA
- a CDS encoding beta-ketoacyl-[acyl-carrier-protein] synthase family protein produces the protein MRGEPTAGGGDVVVTGLGTVNALASSVDAFAAALRAGTCAIGPVTGFDASGYRSRIAAEVKGLAAPDWLPPALRRRASRSDLFALVAAAEALRESGLDVAGAPARVGVVLGATTAGMMAAETSLHARIAGTARRYRRSRLVGTPIATSADLLAHVFGLGGPRLVLSTACSSSGTALGVARDWIRLGRADVVLAGGTESMCRTIFAGFNALKALSLEPCRPFDRRRAGLSLGEGAAILVVESAAHAARRNARAHATILGYGMSADAHHLTAPHPEGTGAALAMERALARAGIAAEEVGYINAHGTGTPLNDVVEAAAIARVFGEAADRVAVSSTKAAVGHTLGAAGAIEGLTSVLALRDGFLPPTVNLDEPDPACRLDFVPRASRPAALRYALSNSYGFGGNNTTVVFGRA, from the coding sequence GTGCGGGGTGAGCCCACGGCGGGCGGCGGCGACGTAGTCGTCACCGGCCTCGGCACCGTGAACGCGCTCGCGTCCTCGGTCGACGCCTTCGCCGCCGCGCTCCGCGCCGGCACCTGCGCCATCGGACCGGTCACGGGTTTCGACGCTTCCGGCTACCGGAGCCGGATCGCCGCCGAGGTGAAGGGCCTGGCGGCGCCCGATTGGCTGCCGCCGGCGCTCCGCCGGCGCGCCTCGCGCTCGGATCTCTTCGCGCTCGTCGCCGCCGCCGAGGCGCTGCGCGAGAGCGGGCTCGACGTCGCCGGCGCGCCCGCGCGCGTCGGCGTCGTGCTCGGCGCGACGACGGCCGGCATGATGGCCGCCGAGACCTCGCTGCATGCGCGCATCGCCGGCACCGCGCGGCGCTACCGCCGGAGCCGCCTCGTCGGAACGCCGATCGCGACGAGCGCCGACCTGCTCGCGCACGTGTTCGGCCTCGGCGGCCCACGGCTCGTCTTGAGCACGGCGTGCTCGTCGAGCGGCACCGCCCTCGGCGTCGCGCGCGACTGGATCCGGCTCGGACGCGCCGACGTCGTGCTCGCGGGCGGAACCGAGTCGATGTGTCGCACGATCTTCGCCGGCTTCAACGCGCTGAAGGCGCTGTCGCTCGAGCCCTGCCGCCCCTTCGACCGCCGACGCGCGGGTCTGAGCCTCGGCGAGGGCGCGGCGATCCTCGTCGTGGAGAGCGCGGCGCACGCCGCGCGCCGGAACGCGCGCGCGCACGCGACGATCCTCGGCTACGGCATGAGCGCCGACGCGCACCACCTGACGGCGCCGCACCCCGAAGGCACGGGCGCGGCGCTCGCGATGGAGCGCGCCCTCGCGCGCGCCGGCATCGCCGCGGAGGAGGTCGGCTACATCAACGCCCACGGCACCGGCACGCCGCTGAACGACGTCGTCGAAGCCGCCGCGATCGCGCGCGTCTTCGGCGAAGCCGCGGACCGGGTCGCGGTGAGCTCCACGAAGGCCGCGGTCGGCCACACCCTCGGCGCCGCCGGTGCGATCGAGGGGCTCACGAGCGTCCTCGCGCTCCGCGACGGGTTCCTGCCGCCGACCGTCAACCTCGACGAGCCCGACCCCGCCTGCCGGCTCGATTTCGTCCCGCGTGCGAGCCGTCCGGCCGCCCTGCGCTACGCGCTCTCGAACTCGTACGGCTTCGGCGGCAACAACACGACCGTGGTGTTCGGCCGTGCCTGA
- a CDS encoding outer membrane lipoprotein carrier protein LolA, producing MTPAVPRTRRAATLLAIATATLAVIAARTAAEDAAPTLATRAARFPTVERATADFVQEREVSLVDEVLHARGTLALAAPASFRLDLTEPEPMTLVAAGAAMTVVDAAGKAMPVPAEFTGLAAFARTLTDLLLGTRAPRGFTETWRDADTVVLTPATDTASPFSEIMLRFRFDGPLPETIAMRERGGDRTTIRLGHVVLNPALDPARFALPAMKGS from the coding sequence ATGACGCCGGCCGTCCCGCGCACGCGGCGCGCCGCCACGCTCCTCGCGATCGCAACCGCGACGCTCGCCGTCATCGCGGCGCGGACGGCCGCCGAGGACGCCGCGCCGACCCTCGCCACCCGCGCCGCGCGTTTTCCGACCGTCGAGCGCGCGACCGCGGATTTCGTGCAGGAGCGGGAGGTGTCGCTCGTCGACGAGGTGCTGCACGCGCGGGGAACGCTCGCGCTCGCCGCGCCGGCGTCGTTCCGCCTCGACTTGACGGAGCCCGAGCCCATGACGCTCGTCGCCGCCGGCGCCGCCATGACGGTCGTGGACGCCGCGGGAAAGGCCATGCCGGTGCCGGCCGAGTTCACCGGGCTCGCCGCGTTCGCGCGCACCTTGACGGACCTGCTCCTCGGGACGCGCGCGCCGCGCGGATTCACCGAGACGTGGCGCGACGCCGACACGGTCGTGTTGACACCGGCGACCGACACTGCGAGCCCGTTCAGCGAGATCATGCTGCGCTTCCGTTTCGACGGCCCGCTGCCGGAGACGATCGCCATGCGCGAACGCGGCGGCGACCGCACCACCATCCGCCTCGGACACGTCGTCCTGAATCCCGCGCTCGACCCGGCGCGCTTCGCGCTCCCGGCGATGAAAGGCTCCTGA
- a CDS encoding hydroxymyristoyl-ACP dehydratase — MSTTRIASTGDSAAAFLPHTPPFLLLDRIVAIDGPSGRFVKHVTAADPLIGPAGELSPMLLVEAMAQGAGIVLGCQEPELRARGAVLAAIDHCAIAGTAGIGDALEVEITVVRRYAGMARIKARASVGARTCATAALTLAFPRGTSTAAE, encoded by the coding sequence ATGTCGACCACCCGCATCGCGAGCACCGGCGACTCGGCCGCCGCCTTCCTCCCGCACACACCGCCCTTCCTCCTGCTCGATCGCATCGTCGCGATCGACGGCCCGTCGGGGCGTTTCGTGAAGCACGTCACGGCCGCGGATCCGCTGATCGGACCCGCGGGCGAGCTCTCGCCGATGCTCCTCGTGGAGGCGATGGCGCAGGGCGCCGGGATCGTCCTCGGCTGCCAGGAGCCGGAACTCCGCGCCCGCGGCGCCGTGCTCGCCGCGATCGACCACTGCGCGATCGCCGGCACCGCCGGGATCGGCGACGCGCTCGAGGTCGAGATCACCGTCGTACGCCGCTACGCCGGCATGGCGCGCATCAAGGCGCGTGCGAGCGTCGGCGCGCGCACCTGCGCGACCGCCGCGCTCACGCTCGCGTTCCCGCGGGGAACGAGCACGGCGGCCGAGTGA
- a CDS encoding trypsin-like serine protease: MSFAGTLIAALLLAVPAGGTESLPPATPRIVNGVLSADHPSVGALLRGSTPNDAGTWCSGTLIGCSTFLTAGHCVEGRSPSELFVYLPHAGIFPVASIAQHPGYDFPAADVAVVKLATPVEGVAPTAIETSSAPPFGTPGTIVGYGRAGDPLYDYGLKRAGSVVTASCTTIPAPGSNSTSVCWDFTEPKGAPGTDSNTCNADSGGPLFVDLGGGARVAGITSGGSSSSCQPMDHSYDANVFTYRAFIQTEGGADLANTRCGGGPQIGEPGALALAFDGSVSGAVPDATHAFTVGNGTTTLSVAMNAVDDGVGDFDLYVKAGSPPTTSDFDCARAGPNQYGVCTIASPVPGPWYVLVHRYAGAGTYQVTATQLGTSCSLPGSDGTPCDDGNPCTSADVCLAGACGGTAAGDGAPCSDGNDCTGPDTCQSGACGAAPLANGTPCDDGDPCSRPDACQAGVCTGVSPATTCKVVPAGAALLSLDNRSPDSRDRFAWTWRKGSATSHGDLGNPLTATSYALCLYDTVGGVPQRRLSKVIPAGPLWKAYSRGFRFHNATLSTGGIQSVALTEGLAGRSSVHVRGKGAPLALPTLPLAKQPSVTVQLLNDTACWTSTHTIATTNNLAKFRAKSQ; the protein is encoded by the coding sequence ATGTCGTTTGCGGGCACGCTGATCGCCGCCCTGCTCCTCGCCGTACCGGCCGGCGGCACCGAGAGCCTGCCGCCCGCGACCCCGCGCATCGTGAACGGCGTGCTCAGCGCCGACCATCCGTCGGTCGGCGCGCTGCTCCGCGGCTCGACTCCGAACGACGCGGGCACCTGGTGCTCCGGCACCCTCATCGGCTGCTCGACGTTCCTCACGGCCGGGCACTGCGTCGAAGGCCGGTCCCCGTCCGAGCTCTTCGTCTACCTGCCGCACGCGGGGATCTTCCCGGTCGCGAGCATCGCGCAGCATCCCGGTTACGATTTCCCCGCCGCCGACGTCGCGGTGGTGAAGCTCGCCACGCCCGTCGAGGGCGTCGCGCCGACCGCGATCGAGACCTCGTCCGCGCCGCCGTTCGGTACGCCGGGCACGATCGTCGGATACGGCCGGGCCGGCGACCCGCTCTACGACTACGGTCTCAAGCGCGCGGGCAGCGTCGTCACCGCCTCGTGCACGACCATCCCCGCGCCCGGGTCGAACAGCACGTCCGTCTGCTGGGACTTCACCGAGCCGAAGGGCGCGCCGGGGACGGACTCGAACACCTGCAACGCCGACTCCGGCGGACCGCTCTTCGTCGATCTCGGCGGCGGTGCGCGCGTCGCCGGCATCACCTCGGGAGGATCGAGCTCGAGCTGTCAGCCGATGGATCACAGCTACGACGCCAACGTCTTCACCTACCGCGCGTTCATCCAGACCGAGGGCGGCGCCGACCTCGCGAACACACGTTGCGGCGGCGGCCCCCAGATCGGCGAGCCGGGAGCGCTCGCCCTCGCGTTCGACGGGTCCGTGAGCGGCGCCGTCCCCGACGCGACGCACGCCTTCACGGTCGGCAACGGCACCACGACGCTCAGCGTGGCGATGAACGCCGTCGACGACGGCGTCGGCGACTTCGACCTCTACGTGAAGGCCGGAAGCCCGCCGACGACGAGCGACTTCGATTGCGCCCGCGCCGGACCGAACCAGTACGGCGTCTGCACGATCGCCTCGCCCGTGCCGGGCCCGTGGTACGTGCTCGTACACCGCTACGCCGGCGCGGGCACGTACCAGGTGACGGCGACGCAGCTCGGCACGTCGTGCTCGCTGCCCGGCAGCGACGGCACCCCGTGCGACGACGGCAATCCGTGCACGAGCGCGGATGTCTGCCTGGCGGGCGCGTGCGGCGGCACCGCCGCCGGCGACGGCGCGCCATGCAGCGACGGCAACGACTGTACCGGTCCCGACACCTGCCAGAGCGGCGCGTGCGGCGCAGCGCCGCTCGCGAACGGCACGCCGTGCGACGACGGCGACCCGTGCAGCCGCCCCGATGCCTGCCAGGCCGGCGTCTGCACCGGCGTGTCCCCGGCGACGACGTGCAAGGTCGTCCCGGCGGGCGCGGCGCTGCTCTCGCTCGACAATCGCAGCCCGGACTCGCGCGACCGCTTCGCGTGGACGTGGCGCAAGGGCTCGGCGACGAGCCACGGCGACCTCGGCAACCCGCTCACCGCGACCTCGTACGCGCTCTGTCTCTACGACACCGTCGGCGGCGTCCCGCAACGCCGGCTCTCCAAGGTGATCCCGGCCGGCCCGCTCTGGAAAGCGTACTCGCGCGGCTTCCGCTTCCACAACGCCACCCTCTCGACGGGCGGCATCCAATCCGTCGCGCTGACCGAAGGCCTCGCCGGCAGGTCGAGCGTGCACGTGCGCGGCAAGGGCGCCCCACTTGCGCTGCCCACCCTCCCGCTGGCGAAACAGCCGAGCGTGACCGTCCAGCTCCTGAACGACACGGCCTGCTGGACATCGACCCACACGATCGCGACCACCAACAACCTCGCCAAGTTCAGGGCGAAGAGTCAGTAG
- a CDS encoding tryptophan 7-halogenase has product MRGLRVAIVGAGPAGAAVATLLTREGHDVVLFDDERRPELVVGESLIPAGIPPLRRLGVEDAVAAIGMHKPGATLTWSPSHRFAFRFARYRSWMVPYAYNVPRREFDALLLARAEAVGARRLTMRAGLVPGGADGAELALAPDALAATGWPAPDLVVDATGRARVSARLLAIPATTGPRNDVAYFAHFTGWHWSEEPGQVLIDRVEGGWSWRIPLNDRLSLGVVLSRAAAARLGATPEERLAGAIATHDALAATVAGARRTTGVATYGNYQLISTRGVGPGWAAVGDAFGFVDPMLSPGVMVALRSAEMLAARLAPWRRSRDGADPAALATALAPYTRELGHLLGAWMELVGYLYDGRMLALFRAGSDMMTERGGRFAQALQNHIEANIAGLASGTSITSRYSLGLLRFLGRHGLRGVAPEALAIR; this is encoded by the coding sequence ATGCGCGGCTTGCGAGTGGCGATCGTCGGGGCCGGCCCCGCGGGCGCCGCGGTCGCGACGCTCCTCACCCGCGAGGGCCACGACGTCGTCCTCTTCGACGACGAGCGCCGCCCCGAGCTCGTCGTCGGCGAGTCGTTGATCCCGGCGGGAATCCCGCCGCTTCGCCGTCTCGGCGTCGAGGACGCCGTCGCCGCGATCGGCATGCACAAGCCGGGCGCGACGCTCACGTGGTCGCCGAGTCACCGTTTCGCCTTCCGCTTCGCCCGCTATCGCTCGTGGATGGTGCCGTACGCCTACAACGTGCCGCGCCGCGAGTTCGACGCGCTCCTGCTGGCGCGCGCCGAGGCGGTCGGGGCGCGGCGCCTGACCATGCGGGCCGGGCTCGTCCCTGGAGGCGCCGACGGCGCCGAGCTCGCGCTCGCGCCGGACGCGCTCGCAGCGACCGGCTGGCCGGCGCCGGATCTCGTCGTCGACGCGACGGGGCGCGCGCGCGTCTCCGCGCGGCTCCTCGCGATCCCGGCCACGACGGGTCCGCGAAACGACGTCGCCTATTTCGCCCACTTCACCGGCTGGCACTGGAGCGAGGAGCCCGGCCAGGTGCTGATCGATCGCGTCGAGGGGGGCTGGAGCTGGCGCATCCCGCTGAACGACCGGCTCTCGCTCGGCGTCGTCCTGAGCCGCGCCGCGGCCGCCCGCTTGGGCGCGACGCCCGAGGAGCGTCTCGCCGGCGCAATCGCCACGCACGACGCGCTCGCGGCGACCGTCGCCGGCGCGCGGCGGACGACCGGAGTCGCCACCTACGGCAACTATCAGCTGATCTCGACCCGCGGCGTCGGGCCCGGGTGGGCCGCCGTCGGTGACGCGTTCGGCTTCGTCGACCCGATGCTGTCACCGGGCGTGATGGTCGCGCTGCGCTCGGCCGAAATGCTGGCGGCGCGTCTCGCGCCGTGGCGGCGCTCCCGCGACGGCGCCGATCCCGCCGCGCTCGCAACAGCGCTCGCGCCCTACACGCGCGAGCTCGGACACCTCCTCGGCGCGTGGATGGAGCTCGTCGGCTACCTCTACGACGGCCGGATGCTCGCGCTCTTCCGCGCCGGCTCCGACATGATGACCGAGCGCGGCGGACGCTTCGCCCAGGCGCTGCAGAACCACATCGAGGCGAACATCGCCGGCCTCGCTTCGGGCACGTCGATCACCTCGCGTTACAGCCTCGGGCTCCTCCGCTTCCTCGGTCGCCACGGCCTGCGCGGCGTGGCTCCCGAGGCGCTCGCCATTCGGTGA
- a CDS encoding acyl carrier protein — MKAMTPPPSVEAVAAAIVRFLNTEIMAPSHPIGADDALADAGVDSMALLKVLVFLEREIGVWVSDEDLTDDIVRSARSLATYACTRATS; from the coding sequence GTGAAGGCGATGACGCCGCCGCCGTCCGTCGAGGCCGTCGCGGCCGCGATCGTCCGCTTCCTCAACACCGAGATCATGGCGCCGAGCCATCCGATCGGCGCCGACGACGCGCTCGCGGACGCCGGCGTCGACTCGATGGCGCTGCTCAAGGTGCTGGTGTTCCTCGAGCGCGAGATCGGCGTCTGGGTGTCCGACGAGGACCTCACGGACGACATCGTGCGGTCGGCGCGCTCGCTCGCGACCTACGCCTGCACGCGCGCAACGTCGTGA
- a CDS encoding aldehyde dehydrogenase — protein sequence MFERDTLYIGGTHEKPSSSRTIEVRSPFTEEVVGRVPEAAEADVDRAVAAAREAFERGPWARMAPAERADVLDRLLMGLQMRSADIASTVTLEMGCPVSFAHAGQAFATTMVLQFYAELARTFPFEETRPSMAGSALVRQEPVGVAAAIVPWNVPLFTIMLKLAPALTAGCSIVVKPAPETPLDAYILADALDEAGVPKGVVSIVAGGRELGEHLVTHPGIDKVAFTGSTAAGRRIAALCGERLKRVTLELGGKSAAIVCDDADFDTVLPMVVGAGTMNNGQACVAQTRILLPRARYQEGVDALAAVVGGLKVGDPNDPTTEIGPLVAERQRDRVLGYVAKGKQEGARCVVGGGRPKGLDRGYFVEPTLFADVGNHMTVAREEIFGPVLCAIPYDDEADAIRIANDSEYGLSGSVWTNDPKRGIDIARRVRTGTHNVNFFMMAMTSPFGGFKSSGLGRELGPEGLRAYLEPKTICLAPGIEVS from the coding sequence ATGTTCGAACGCGACACCTTGTACATCGGAGGAACCCACGAGAAGCCGTCGTCGAGCCGCACGATCGAGGTGCGCTCGCCGTTCACGGAGGAGGTCGTCGGCCGCGTACCCGAGGCCGCCGAGGCCGACGTCGACCGCGCCGTCGCGGCGGCGCGCGAAGCCTTCGAACGGGGGCCGTGGGCCCGGATGGCGCCCGCCGAGCGCGCCGACGTCCTCGACCGGCTCCTGATGGGTCTCCAGATGCGGTCCGCCGACATCGCGTCGACGGTGACGCTCGAGATGGGCTGCCCGGTCAGCTTCGCCCATGCCGGCCAGGCGTTCGCGACGACCATGGTGCTCCAGTTCTACGCCGAGCTCGCCCGCACCTTCCCGTTCGAGGAGACGCGGCCCTCGATGGCCGGCTCCGCGCTCGTCCGCCAGGAGCCCGTCGGCGTCGCGGCGGCGATCGTGCCGTGGAACGTGCCGCTCTTCACGATCATGCTGAAGCTCGCCCCCGCGCTCACGGCGGGCTGCTCGATCGTCGTGAAGCCGGCGCCCGAGACACCGCTCGACGCCTACATTCTCGCCGACGCGCTCGACGAGGCCGGCGTGCCGAAGGGGGTGGTCAGCATCGTCGCCGGCGGCCGAGAACTCGGCGAGCACCTCGTCACCCACCCGGGCATCGACAAGGTCGCCTTCACGGGCAGCACCGCGGCGGGTCGACGCATCGCCGCGCTCTGCGGCGAGCGCCTGAAACGCGTGACGCTCGAGCTCGGCGGCAAGTCGGCGGCGATCGTCTGCGACGACGCCGATTTCGACACCGTGCTTCCCATGGTCGTCGGCGCCGGCACGATGAACAACGGCCAGGCCTGCGTCGCGCAGACCCGCATCCTGCTGCCCCGCGCCCGCTACCAGGAGGGCGTCGACGCGCTCGCCGCCGTCGTCGGCGGCTTGAAGGTCGGCGACCCGAACGACCCGACGACCGAGATCGGCCCGCTCGTGGCCGAGCGACAACGCGACCGCGTGCTCGGCTACGTCGCCAAGGGCAAGCAGGAGGGCGCGCGCTGCGTCGTCGGCGGCGGCCGTCCGAAGGGGCTCGACCGCGGCTACTTCGTCGAGCCCACCCTCTTCGCCGACGTCGGCAACCACATGACGGTAGCGCGCGAGGAGATCTTCGGACCGGTCCTCTGCGCCATCCCCTACGACGACGAGGCGGACGCCATCCGCATCGCCAACGACTCCGAGTACGGCCTCTCGGGCTCGGTCTGGACGAACGACCCGAAGCGCGGCATCGACATCGCGCGCCGCGTCCGGACCGGCACCCACAACGTGAACTTCTTCATGATGGCGATGACGAGTCCGTTCGGCGGCTTCAAGAGCTCGGGGCTCGGCCGCGAGCTCGGTCCCGAAGGCCTGCGCGCCTACCTCGAGCCCAAGACGATCTGCCTGGCGCCTGGGATCGAGGTCTCCTGA